Proteins co-encoded in one Polynucleobacter sp. MG-6-Vaara-E2 genomic window:
- a CDS encoding bifunctional 2-polyprenyl-6-hydroxyphenol methylase/3-demethylubiquinol 3-O-methyltransferase UbiG has translation MYFKLSKLIKRIIEPVRFKYIKRYINKENSSYRILDIGCGSQSPALTKYWINTSEYHGVDNGYWEDDVEGYKDIDKFYMLDLNDGLLDKIPEDHFDIIILSHVIEHIKNGEFIISSLCSKLRRNGLIYIETPSARTINYPSAIGFLNFYDDPTHIRCYHDSEILPALQNNNMKVMRIGCRCDLFRVIIFSPIAIIINLVYWLPFKRKICSHGLWDILCVSKIWIGVKK, from the coding sequence ATGTATTTTAAGTTATCAAAGTTAATCAAAAGAATAATTGAGCCAGTAAGATTTAAATATATTAAGAGATACATCAACAAAGAAAATTCCTCGTATCGAATATTGGATATTGGTTGTGGATCTCAATCTCCAGCATTAACAAAGTACTGGATAAATACTTCCGAATATCATGGTGTCGATAATGGATATTGGGAGGATGACGTCGAGGGATATAAGGATATTGATAAATTTTACATGCTTGACTTAAATGATGGTTTGCTAGATAAAATTCCAGAAGACCATTTTGATATCATTATATTAAGCCACGTAATTGAACATATTAAAAATGGAGAATTTATTATTTCTTCATTATGTTCCAAGCTAAGAAGAAATGGTCTAATTTATATAGAAACTCCAAGTGCTAGAACAATCAACTATCCATCTGCTATTGGGTTTCTCAATTTTTACGATGACCCAACACATATTCGTTGTTACCATGATTCTGAGATATTACCTGCGTTACAAAATAATAATATGAAAGTAATGAGGATTGGCTGTAGATGTGACTTATTTAGAGTTATTATATTTTCTCCCATTGCAATTATTATAAATTTAGTTTATTGGTTACCATTTAAAAGAAAAATTTGCTCTCATGGTTTATGGGATATTTTATGCGTATCAAAAATATGGATTGGAGTAAAAAAATAA